In Serinus canaria isolate serCan28SL12 chromosome 5, serCan2020, whole genome shotgun sequence, the following proteins share a genomic window:
- the AKAP5 gene encoding A-kinase anchor protein 5 isoform X13, with product MVKAAKEIEMENPREAETPSTGATCSPPEEQAKKPSMLCFKKRKKSCKKGLTVKDACEGASEEKSQCVSTDQEEAKASNASRSSKGTWAAIKNLARPQRRQKSSSRKKVPSDSQVQLEVDAEESCAQDLPKKRASSGVKMPCVRFSRGKKKSSPSEAVEESEGSVQANEVMGVVNKASEEPEDLAPTDKSESLSPVSAQQEQDKVKQEQHRMKEDQDTMKKDQATVKEDNHIAKESDTSAGKSEPLTEPTRDAEENSECTVQLEITSSETFDETAQDKLQEGSLLPTTNDVEGREVAPEAPASKDQPDNAPEITECQEIPGICKEMPERGELEKSINLSKECKAEETVTDFSELASGGDAASVQEAASVQDAVSVKDAVSVQEAANVQGATSVQEAESVQGATSVQEAESVQDAESVKDAANVQDAASMKDTVSVQDAMSVQDAASMKDAVSVQDAASMKDAVSVQEAARVQDATNVQDAETAQETANVQGAGSVKDVTSMKDAVSVPDATSVQDAVSVQETVSAQDVASMKDTASVKDAVSVKDPASLQDVTSVQDTVSVQETVSAQDVASVEDAAGVQEAASVEDAAGVQEAVSVEDAAGVQEAASVEDAAGVQEAVSVEDVAGVQETVSVEDVAGVQEAVSVEDAAGVQEAVSVEDAAGVQEAVSVEDAAGVQEAVSVEDAAGVQDSVSVEDAAGVQESVSVEDAAGVQEAASVQEYSSHQILEANTGAGVSIVITITEAEDSDNTDSDQAYEPSPVLHQKKQKGNKKSNRNADVGQKEGPEAGGGPQAEEKGLGDQGHRTGEQYELLLIETASSLVKAAIQSSIEQLVSEMALEQNKHNSFL from the exons ATGGTGAAGGCAGCCAAGGAAATTGAAATGGAGAACCCAAGAGAGGCAGAGACTCCCAGCACAGGGGCCACATGCTCCCCACCAGAGGAACAAGCAAAAAAGCCCTCCATGCTGTGCTTTAAGAAGCGGAAGAAGTCCTGTAAGAAGGGGCTGACTGTGAAGGATGCGTGCGAAGGAGcctcagaggagaaaagccAATGTGTCAGCACTGACCAAGAGGAGGCCAAAGCTTCCAATGCATCACGATCCTCCAAAGGAACCTGGGCAGCCATCAAAAACCTTGCCAGGCCTCAGAGAAGGCAGAAGTCCTCCTCACGGAAGAAGGTGCCCTCTGATTCCCaagtgcagctggaggtggaTGCTGAGGAGAGCTGTGCACAAGACCTCCCAAAGAAACGGGCGAGCTCTGGGGTGAAGATGCCCTGTGTGAGGTTCTCCAGAGGTAAGAAAAAATCCAGCCCCTCAGAAGCAGTGGAGGAGTCAGAAGGCAGTGTTCAAGCAAATGAAGTGATGGGTGTTGTGAATAAGGCTAGTGAAGAGCCAGAGGATTTGGCCCCGACAGACAAATCTGAATCCCTCAGCCCAGTctctgcacagcaggagcaggataaggtgaagcaggagcagcataGAATGAAGGAGGACCAGGATACAATGAAGAAGGACCAGGCTACAGTGAAAGAGGACAACCATATAGCAAAGGAAAGCGACACCTCTGCTGGGAAGAGTGAGCCCTTGACAGAGCCCACACGtgatgcagaagaaaattcGGAGTGCACTGTTCAGTTGGAGATAACCAGTTCAGAGACATTTGATGAAACAGCCCAGGACAAACTGCAGGAAGGGAGTCTGCTCCCAACCACCAACGATGTGGAGGGCAGGGAAGTTGCTCCCGAAGCGCCTGCTTCAAAAGATCAACCTGACAATGCCCCTGAAATCACAGAGTGCCAGGAAATCCCCGGTATCTGCAAAGAGATGCCTGAAAGGGGTGAATTGGAAAAGAGCATAAATCTTTCTAAGGAGTGCAAAGCCGAGGAGACTGTAACTGATTTCAGTGAGTTGGCATCTGGAGGGGATGCAGCGAgtgtgcaggaggcagcaagTGTGCAGGATGCAGTGAGCGTGAAGGATGCAGTGAGTGTGCAAGAGGCAGCAAATGTGCAGGGTGCCACAAgtgtgcaggaggcagagagTGTGCAGGGTGCCACAAgtgtgcaggaggcagagagTGTGCAGGATGCAGAGAGCGTGAAGGATGCAGCAAATGTACAGGATGCAGCAAGCATGAAGGATACAGTAAGTGTGCAGGATGCCATGAGTGTGCAGGATGCAGCAAGCATGAAGGATGCCGTGAGTGTGCAGGATGCAGCAAGCATGAAGGATGCAGTGAgtgtgcaggaggcagcaaggGTGCAGGATGCCACAAATGTGCAGGATGCAGAGACTGCACAGGAGACAGCGAATGTGCAGGGTGCAGGAAGTGTGAAGGATGTAACAAGCATGAAGGATGCAGTGAGTGTGCCAGATGCCACAAGTGTGCAGGATGCAGTGAGTGTGCAGGAGACAGTGAGTGCCCAGGATGTAGCAAGCATGAAGGATACAGCAAGTGTGAAGGATGCAGTGAGTGTGAAAGATCCAGCAAGCCTGCAGGATGTCACAAGTGTGCAGGACACAGTGAGTGTGCAGGAGACAGTGAGTGCCCAGGATGTAGCAAGTGTGGAGGATGCAGCAGGTGTGCAAGAGGCAGCGAGTGTGGAGGATGCAGCAGGTGTGCAGGAGGCAGTGAGTGTGGAGGATGCAGCAGGTGTGCAAGAGGCAGCGAGTGTGGAGGATGCAGCAGGTGTGCAGGAGGCAGTGAGTGTGGAGGATGTAGCAGGTGTGCAGGAGACAGTGAGTGTGGAGGATGTAGCAGGTGTGCAGGAGGCAGTGAGTGTGGAGGATGCAGCAG GTGTACAAGAGGCAGTGAGTGTGGAGGATGCAGCAG GTGTGCAGGAGGCAGTGAGTGTGGAGGATGCAGCAG GTGTGCAGGAGGCAGTGAGTGTGGAGGATGCAGCAGGTGTGCAAGACTCAGTCAGTGTGGAGGATGCAGCAGGTGTGCAAGAGTCAGTCAGTGTGGAGGATGCAGCAGgtgtgcaggaggcagcaagTGTGCAGGAATACTCCAGCCATCAAATACTAGAAGCAAATACAGGTGCTGGTGTCAGCATCGTCATCACCATCACTGAAGCTGAGGACTCTGACAACACCGACTCTGACCAGGCCTACGAGCCGTCCCCAGTTTTgcaccaaaaaaagcaaaaagggaataaaaaatcaaacaggAACGCTGATGTTGGTCAAAAAGAGGGCCCCGAGGCTGGTGGTGGTCcccaggcagaggagaaaggtCTGGGTGACCAGGGGCACAGAACTGGGGAGCAGTACGAGTTGCTCCTCATAGAAACCGCCTCCTCCCTCGTGAAGGCGGCCATTCAGTCATCCATAGAGCAGCTGGTCAGCGAAATGGCGCTGGAACAGAATAAGCACAACAGCTTTCTGTGA
- the AKAP5 gene encoding A-kinase anchor protein 5 isoform X18 → MVKAAKEIEMENPREAETPSTGATCSPPEEQAKKPSMLCFKKRKKSCKKGLTVKDACEGASEEKSQCVSTDQEEAKASNASRSSKGTWAAIKNLARPQRRQKSSSRKKVPSDSQVQLEVDAEESCAQDLPKKRASSGVKMPCVRFSRGKKKSSPSEAVEESEGSVQANEVMGVVNKASEEPEDLAPTDKSESLSPVSAQQEQDKVKQEQHRMKEDQDTMKKDQATVKEDNHIAKESDTSAGKSEPLTEPTRDAEENSECTVQLEITSSETFDETAQDKLQEGSLLPTTNDVEGREVAPEAPASKDQPDNAPEITECQEIPGICKEMPERGELEKSINLSKECKAEETVTDFSELASGGDAASVQEAASVQDAVSVKDAVSVQEAANVQGATSVQEAESVQGATSVQEAESVQDAESVKDAANVQDAASMKDTVSVQDAMSVQDAASMKDAVSVQDAASMKDAVSVQEAARVQDATNVQDAETAQETANVQGAGSVKDVTSMKDAVSVPDATSVQDAVSVQETVSAQDVASMKDTASVKDAVSVKDPASLQDVTSVQDTVSVQETVSAQDVASVEDAAGVQEAASVEDAAGVQEAVSVEDAAGVQEAASVEDAAGVQEAVSVEDVAGVQETVSVEDVAGVQEAVSVEDAAGVQEAVSVEDVAGVQEAVSVEDAAGVQEAVSVEDAAGVQEAVSVEDAAGVQEAASVQEYSSHQILEANTGAGVSIVITITEAEDSDNTDSDQAYEPSPVLHQKKQKGNKKSNRNADVGQKEGPEAGGGPQAEEKGLGDQGHRTGEQYELLLIETASSLVKAAIQSSIEQLVSEMALEQNKHNSFL, encoded by the exons ATGGTGAAGGCAGCCAAGGAAATTGAAATGGAGAACCCAAGAGAGGCAGAGACTCCCAGCACAGGGGCCACATGCTCCCCACCAGAGGAACAAGCAAAAAAGCCCTCCATGCTGTGCTTTAAGAAGCGGAAGAAGTCCTGTAAGAAGGGGCTGACTGTGAAGGATGCGTGCGAAGGAGcctcagaggagaaaagccAATGTGTCAGCACTGACCAAGAGGAGGCCAAAGCTTCCAATGCATCACGATCCTCCAAAGGAACCTGGGCAGCCATCAAAAACCTTGCCAGGCCTCAGAGAAGGCAGAAGTCCTCCTCACGGAAGAAGGTGCCCTCTGATTCCCaagtgcagctggaggtggaTGCTGAGGAGAGCTGTGCACAAGACCTCCCAAAGAAACGGGCGAGCTCTGGGGTGAAGATGCCCTGTGTGAGGTTCTCCAGAGGTAAGAAAAAATCCAGCCCCTCAGAAGCAGTGGAGGAGTCAGAAGGCAGTGTTCAAGCAAATGAAGTGATGGGTGTTGTGAATAAGGCTAGTGAAGAGCCAGAGGATTTGGCCCCGACAGACAAATCTGAATCCCTCAGCCCAGTctctgcacagcaggagcaggataaggtgaagcaggagcagcataGAATGAAGGAGGACCAGGATACAATGAAGAAGGACCAGGCTACAGTGAAAGAGGACAACCATATAGCAAAGGAAAGCGACACCTCTGCTGGGAAGAGTGAGCCCTTGACAGAGCCCACACGtgatgcagaagaaaattcGGAGTGCACTGTTCAGTTGGAGATAACCAGTTCAGAGACATTTGATGAAACAGCCCAGGACAAACTGCAGGAAGGGAGTCTGCTCCCAACCACCAACGATGTGGAGGGCAGGGAAGTTGCTCCCGAAGCGCCTGCTTCAAAAGATCAACCTGACAATGCCCCTGAAATCACAGAGTGCCAGGAAATCCCCGGTATCTGCAAAGAGATGCCTGAAAGGGGTGAATTGGAAAAGAGCATAAATCTTTCTAAGGAGTGCAAAGCCGAGGAGACTGTAACTGATTTCAGTGAGTTGGCATCTGGAGGGGATGCAGCGAgtgtgcaggaggcagcaagTGTGCAGGATGCAGTGAGCGTGAAGGATGCAGTGAGTGTGCAAGAGGCAGCAAATGTGCAGGGTGCCACAAgtgtgcaggaggcagagagTGTGCAGGGTGCCACAAgtgtgcaggaggcagagagTGTGCAGGATGCAGAGAGCGTGAAGGATGCAGCAAATGTACAGGATGCAGCAAGCATGAAGGATACAGTAAGTGTGCAGGATGCCATGAGTGTGCAGGATGCAGCAAGCATGAAGGATGCCGTGAGTGTGCAGGATGCAGCAAGCATGAAGGATGCAGTGAgtgtgcaggaggcagcaaggGTGCAGGATGCCACAAATGTGCAGGATGCAGAGACTGCACAGGAGACAGCGAATGTGCAGGGTGCAGGAAGTGTGAAGGATGTAACAAGCATGAAGGATGCAGTGAGTGTGCCAGATGCCACAAGTGTGCAGGATGCAGTGAGTGTGCAGGAGACAGTGAGTGCCCAGGATGTAGCAAGCATGAAGGATACAGCAAGTGTGAAGGATGCAGTGAGTGTGAAAGATCCAGCAAGCCTGCAGGATGTCACAAGTGTGCAGGACACAGTGAGTGTGCAGGAGACAGTGAGTGCCCAGGATGTAGCAAGTGTGGAGGATGCAGCAGGTGTGCAAGAGGCAGCGAGTGTGGAGGATGCAGCAGGTGTGCAGGAGGCAGTGAGTGTGGAGGATGCAGCAGGTGTGCAAGAGGCAGCGAGTGTGGAGGATGCAGCAGGTGTGCAGGAGGCAGTGAGTGTGGAGGATGTAGCAGGTGTGCAGGAGACAGTGAGTGTGGAGGATGTAGCAGGTGTGCAGGAGGCAGTGAGTGTGGAGGATGCAGCAGGTGTGCAGGAGGCAGTGAGTGTGGAGGATGTAGCAGGTGTACAAGAGGCAGTGAGTGTGGAGGATGCAGCAG GTGTACAAGAGGCAGTGAGTGTGGAGGATGCAGCAG GTGTGCAGGAGGCAGTGAGTGTGGAGGATGCAGCAG gtgtgcaggaggcagcaagTGTGCAGGAATACTCCAGCCATCAAATACTAGAAGCAAATACAGGTGCTGGTGTCAGCATCGTCATCACCATCACTGAAGCTGAGGACTCTGACAACACCGACTCTGACCAGGCCTACGAGCCGTCCCCAGTTTTgcaccaaaaaaagcaaaaagggaataaaaaatcaaacaggAACGCTGATGTTGGTCAAAAAGAGGGCCCCGAGGCTGGTGGTGGTCcccaggcagaggagaaaggtCTGGGTGACCAGGGGCACAGAACTGGGGAGCAGTACGAGTTGCTCCTCATAGAAACCGCCTCCTCCCTCGTGAAGGCGGCCATTCAGTCATCCATAGAGCAGCTGGTCAGCGAAATGGCGCTGGAACAGAATAAGCACAACAGCTTTCTGTGA
- the AKAP5 gene encoding A-kinase anchor protein 5 isoform X40 has product MVKAAKEIEMENPREAETPSTGATCSPPEEQAKKPSMLCFKKRKKSCKKGLTVKDACEGASEEKSQCVSTDQEEAKASNASRSSKGTWAAIKNLARPQRRQKSSSRKKVPSDSQVQLEVDAEESCAQDLPKKRASSGVKMPCVRFSRGKKKSSPSEAVEESEGSVQANEVMGVVNKASEEPEDLAPTDKSESLSPVSAQQEQDKVKQEQHRMKEDQDTMKKDQATVKEDNHIAKESDTSAGKSEPLTEPTRDAEENSECTVQLEITSSETFDETAQDKLQEGSLLPTTNDVEGREVAPEAPASKDQPDNAPEITECQEIPGICKEMPERGELEKSINLSKECKAEETVTDFSELASGGDAASVQEAASVQDAVSVKDAVSVQEAANVQGATSVQEAESVQGATSVQEAESVQDAESVKDAANVQDAASMKDTVSVQDAMSVQDAASMKDAVSVQDAASMKDAVSVQEAARVQDATNVQDAETAQETANVQGAGSVKDVTSMKDAVSVPDATSVQDAVSVQETVSAQDVASMKDTASVKDAVSVKDPASLQDVTSVQDTVSVQETVSAQDVASVEDAAGVQEAASVEDAAGVQEAVSVEDAAGVQEAVSVEDAAGVQEAVSVEDAAGVQEAVSVEDAAGVQDSVSVEDAAGVQESVSVEDAAGVQEAASVQEYSSHQILEANTGAGVSIVITITEAEDSDNTDSDQAYEPSPVLHQKKQKGNKKSNRNADVGQKEGPEAGGGPQAEEKGLGDQGHRTGEQYELLLIETASSLVKAAIQSSIEQLVSEMALEQNKHNSFL; this is encoded by the exons ATGGTGAAGGCAGCCAAGGAAATTGAAATGGAGAACCCAAGAGAGGCAGAGACTCCCAGCACAGGGGCCACATGCTCCCCACCAGAGGAACAAGCAAAAAAGCCCTCCATGCTGTGCTTTAAGAAGCGGAAGAAGTCCTGTAAGAAGGGGCTGACTGTGAAGGATGCGTGCGAAGGAGcctcagaggagaaaagccAATGTGTCAGCACTGACCAAGAGGAGGCCAAAGCTTCCAATGCATCACGATCCTCCAAAGGAACCTGGGCAGCCATCAAAAACCTTGCCAGGCCTCAGAGAAGGCAGAAGTCCTCCTCACGGAAGAAGGTGCCCTCTGATTCCCaagtgcagctggaggtggaTGCTGAGGAGAGCTGTGCACAAGACCTCCCAAAGAAACGGGCGAGCTCTGGGGTGAAGATGCCCTGTGTGAGGTTCTCCAGAGGTAAGAAAAAATCCAGCCCCTCAGAAGCAGTGGAGGAGTCAGAAGGCAGTGTTCAAGCAAATGAAGTGATGGGTGTTGTGAATAAGGCTAGTGAAGAGCCAGAGGATTTGGCCCCGACAGACAAATCTGAATCCCTCAGCCCAGTctctgcacagcaggagcaggataaggtgaagcaggagcagcataGAATGAAGGAGGACCAGGATACAATGAAGAAGGACCAGGCTACAGTGAAAGAGGACAACCATATAGCAAAGGAAAGCGACACCTCTGCTGGGAAGAGTGAGCCCTTGACAGAGCCCACACGtgatgcagaagaaaattcGGAGTGCACTGTTCAGTTGGAGATAACCAGTTCAGAGACATTTGATGAAACAGCCCAGGACAAACTGCAGGAAGGGAGTCTGCTCCCAACCACCAACGATGTGGAGGGCAGGGAAGTTGCTCCCGAAGCGCCTGCTTCAAAAGATCAACCTGACAATGCCCCTGAAATCACAGAGTGCCAGGAAATCCCCGGTATCTGCAAAGAGATGCCTGAAAGGGGTGAATTGGAAAAGAGCATAAATCTTTCTAAGGAGTGCAAAGCCGAGGAGACTGTAACTGATTTCAGTGAGTTGGCATCTGGAGGGGATGCAGCGAgtgtgcaggaggcagcaagTGTGCAGGATGCAGTGAGCGTGAAGGATGCAGTGAGTGTGCAAGAGGCAGCAAATGTGCAGGGTGCCACAAgtgtgcaggaggcagagagTGTGCAGGGTGCCACAAgtgtgcaggaggcagagagTGTGCAGGATGCAGAGAGCGTGAAGGATGCAGCAAATGTACAGGATGCAGCAAGCATGAAGGATACAGTAAGTGTGCAGGATGCCATGAGTGTGCAGGATGCAGCAAGCATGAAGGATGCCGTGAGTGTGCAGGATGCAGCAAGCATGAAGGATGCAGTGAgtgtgcaggaggcagcaaggGTGCAGGATGCCACAAATGTGCAGGATGCAGAGACTGCACAGGAGACAGCGAATGTGCAGGGTGCAGGAAGTGTGAAGGATGTAACAAGCATGAAGGATGCAGTGAGTGTGCCAGATGCCACAAGTGTGCAGGATGCAGTGAGTGTGCAGGAGACAGTGAGTGCCCAGGATGTAGCAAGCATGAAGGATACAGCAAGTGTGAAGGATGCAGTGAGTGTGAAAGATCCAGCAAGCCTGCAGGATGTCACAAGTGTGCAGGACACAGTGAGTGTGCAGGAGACAGTGAGTGCCCAGGATGTAGCAAGTGTGGAGGATGCAGCAGGTGTGCAAGAGGCAGCGAGTGTGGAGGATGCAGCAGGTGTGCAGGAGGCAGTGAGTGTGGAGGATGCAGCAG GTGTACAAGAGGCAGTGAGTGTGGAGGATGCAGCAG GTGTGCAGGAGGCAGTGAGTGTGGAGGATGCAGCAG GTGTGCAGGAGGCAGTGAGTGTGGAGGATGCAGCAGGTGTGCAAGACTCAGTCAGTGTGGAGGATGCAGCAGGTGTGCAAGAGTCAGTCAGTGTGGAGGATGCAGCAGgtgtgcaggaggcagcaagTGTGCAGGAATACTCCAGCCATCAAATACTAGAAGCAAATACAGGTGCTGGTGTCAGCATCGTCATCACCATCACTGAAGCTGAGGACTCTGACAACACCGACTCTGACCAGGCCTACGAGCCGTCCCCAGTTTTgcaccaaaaaaagcaaaaagggaataaaaaatcaaacaggAACGCTGATGTTGGTCAAAAAGAGGGCCCCGAGGCTGGTGGTGGTCcccaggcagaggagaaaggtCTGGGTGACCAGGGGCACAGAACTGGGGAGCAGTACGAGTTGCTCCTCATAGAAACCGCCTCCTCCCTCGTGAAGGCGGCCATTCAGTCATCCATAGAGCAGCTGGTCAGCGAAATGGCGCTGGAACAGAATAAGCACAACAGCTTTCTGTGA
- the AKAP5 gene encoding A-kinase anchor protein 5 isoform X15 has protein sequence MVKAAKEIEMENPREAETPSTGATCSPPEEQAKKPSMLCFKKRKKSCKKGLTVKDACEGASEEKSQCVSTDQEEAKASNASRSSKGTWAAIKNLARPQRRQKSSSRKKVPSDSQVQLEVDAEESCAQDLPKKRASSGVKMPCVRFSRGKKKSSPSEAVEESEGSVQANEVMGVVNKASEEPEDLAPTDKSESLSPVSAQQEQDKVKQEQHRMKEDQDTMKKDQATVKEDNHIAKESDTSAGKSEPLTEPTRDAEENSECTVQLEITSSETFDETAQDKLQEGSLLPTTNDVEGREVAPEAPASKDQPDNAPEITECQEIPGICKEMPERGELEKSINLSKECKAEETVTDFSELASGGDAASVQEAASVQDAVSVKDAVSVQEAANVQGATSVQEAESVQGATSVQEAESVQDAESVKDAANVQDAASMKDTVSVQDAMSVQDAASMKDAVSVQDAASMKDAVSVQEAARVQDATNVQDAETAQETANVQGAGSVKDVTSMKDAVSVPDATSVQDAVSVQETVSAQDVASMKDTASVKDAVSVKDPASLQDVTSVQDTVSVQETVSAQDVASVEDAAGVQEAASVEDAAGVQEAVSVEDAAGVQEAVSVEDAAGVQEAVSVEDAAGVQEAVSVEDAAGVQEAVSVEDAAGVQESVSVEDVAGVQEAVSVEDAAGVQDSVSVEDAAGVQESVSVEDAAGVQEAASVQEYSSHQILEANTGAGVSIVITITEAEDSDNTDSDQAYEPSPVLHQKKQKGNKKSNRNADVGQKEGPEAGGGPQAEEKGLGDQGHRTGEQYELLLIETASSLVKAAIQSSIEQLVSEMALEQNKHNSFL, from the exons ATGGTGAAGGCAGCCAAGGAAATTGAAATGGAGAACCCAAGAGAGGCAGAGACTCCCAGCACAGGGGCCACATGCTCCCCACCAGAGGAACAAGCAAAAAAGCCCTCCATGCTGTGCTTTAAGAAGCGGAAGAAGTCCTGTAAGAAGGGGCTGACTGTGAAGGATGCGTGCGAAGGAGcctcagaggagaaaagccAATGTGTCAGCACTGACCAAGAGGAGGCCAAAGCTTCCAATGCATCACGATCCTCCAAAGGAACCTGGGCAGCCATCAAAAACCTTGCCAGGCCTCAGAGAAGGCAGAAGTCCTCCTCACGGAAGAAGGTGCCCTCTGATTCCCaagtgcagctggaggtggaTGCTGAGGAGAGCTGTGCACAAGACCTCCCAAAGAAACGGGCGAGCTCTGGGGTGAAGATGCCCTGTGTGAGGTTCTCCAGAGGTAAGAAAAAATCCAGCCCCTCAGAAGCAGTGGAGGAGTCAGAAGGCAGTGTTCAAGCAAATGAAGTGATGGGTGTTGTGAATAAGGCTAGTGAAGAGCCAGAGGATTTGGCCCCGACAGACAAATCTGAATCCCTCAGCCCAGTctctgcacagcaggagcaggataaggtgaagcaggagcagcataGAATGAAGGAGGACCAGGATACAATGAAGAAGGACCAGGCTACAGTGAAAGAGGACAACCATATAGCAAAGGAAAGCGACACCTCTGCTGGGAAGAGTGAGCCCTTGACAGAGCCCACACGtgatgcagaagaaaattcGGAGTGCACTGTTCAGTTGGAGATAACCAGTTCAGAGACATTTGATGAAACAGCCCAGGACAAACTGCAGGAAGGGAGTCTGCTCCCAACCACCAACGATGTGGAGGGCAGGGAAGTTGCTCCCGAAGCGCCTGCTTCAAAAGATCAACCTGACAATGCCCCTGAAATCACAGAGTGCCAGGAAATCCCCGGTATCTGCAAAGAGATGCCTGAAAGGGGTGAATTGGAAAAGAGCATAAATCTTTCTAAGGAGTGCAAAGCCGAGGAGACTGTAACTGATTTCAGTGAGTTGGCATCTGGAGGGGATGCAGCGAgtgtgcaggaggcagcaagTGTGCAGGATGCAGTGAGCGTGAAGGATGCAGTGAGTGTGCAAGAGGCAGCAAATGTGCAGGGTGCCACAAgtgtgcaggaggcagagagTGTGCAGGGTGCCACAAgtgtgcaggaggcagagagTGTGCAGGATGCAGAGAGCGTGAAGGATGCAGCAAATGTACAGGATGCAGCAAGCATGAAGGATACAGTAAGTGTGCAGGATGCCATGAGTGTGCAGGATGCAGCAAGCATGAAGGATGCCGTGAGTGTGCAGGATGCAGCAAGCATGAAGGATGCAGTGAgtgtgcaggaggcagcaaggGTGCAGGATGCCACAAATGTGCAGGATGCAGAGACTGCACAGGAGACAGCGAATGTGCAGGGTGCAGGAAGTGTGAAGGATGTAACAAGCATGAAGGATGCAGTGAGTGTGCCAGATGCCACAAGTGTGCAGGATGCAGTGAGTGTGCAGGAGACAGTGAGTGCCCAGGATGTAGCAAGCATGAAGGATACAGCAAGTGTGAAGGATGCAGTGAGTGTGAAAGATCCAGCAAGCCTGCAGGATGTCACAAGTGTGCAGGACACAGTGAGTGTGCAGGAGACAGTGAGTGCCCAGGATGTAGCAAGTGTGGAGGATGCAGCAGGTGTGCAAGAGGCAGCGAGTGTGGAGGATGCAGCAGGTGTGCAGGAGGCAGTGAGTGTGGAGGATGCAGCAG GTGTGCAGGAGGCAGTGAGTGTGGAGGATGCAGCAG GTGTGCAGGAGGCAGTGAGTGTGGAGGATGCAGCAGGTGTACAAGAGGCAGTGAGTGTGGAGGATGCAGCAG GTGTGCAGGAGGCAGTGAGTGTGGAGGATGCAGCAGGTGTGCAAGAGTCAGTGAGTGTGGAGGATGTAGCAGGTGTGCAGGAGGCAGTGAGTGTGGAGGATGCAGCAGGTGTGCAAGACTCAGTCAGTGTGGAGGATGCAGCAGGTGTGCAAGAGTCAGTCAGTGTGGAGGATGCAGCAGgtgtgcaggaggcagcaagTGTGCAGGAATACTCCAGCCATCAAATACTAGAAGCAAATACAGGTGCTGGTGTCAGCATCGTCATCACCATCACTGAAGCTGAGGACTCTGACAACACCGACTCTGACCAGGCCTACGAGCCGTCCCCAGTTTTgcaccaaaaaaagcaaaaagggaataaaaaatcaaacaggAACGCTGATGTTGGTCAAAAAGAGGGCCCCGAGGCTGGTGGTGGTCcccaggcagaggagaaaggtCTGGGTGACCAGGGGCACAGAACTGGGGAGCAGTACGAGTTGCTCCTCATAGAAACCGCCTCCTCCCTCGTGAAGGCGGCCATTCAGTCATCCATAGAGCAGCTGGTCAGCGAAATGGCGCTGGAACAGAATAAGCACAACAGCTTTCTGTGA